In Chaetodon auriga isolate fChaAug3 chromosome 7, fChaAug3.hap1, whole genome shotgun sequence, a genomic segment contains:
- the samsn1a gene encoding SAM domain-containing protein SAMSN-1a, translating to MNLFCFSLEGSMDSLYEAVQSPSDGPPPPIPSRSSSRSCSRSCSRSCSPAVLLDDNTKWRGSGRSISMEMPHMHETNYNKKKRRTHISKSASDNEALDNPGCNTAVWQPSKSREDLVHITNNHNEETRKTKHRTETKEGKGAHHAGTKKKEKPPSSQSVHANGSAIESKPAVKRNQKPGKKSGGKSVKEGSKKSHNATVHSPPCTMSPPVRPHYLDVPYRPDRRPYVGKSSTLPAQENTTPGRCTEMATLPGGATPTHTHHQRWSNPGDSSAAWGTVQHTCRRPLTEYRVYSHDFPMPRVKEWEGRQQQGTAQDGSLKQDHKPQIPPKVPRSITDVDLSEPNRSTSFGRFEGLRHHSSPAKPEENGTATLAEECESLDANKSAGLGKKMKAISLTMRRKMGKKHAKSFSEETGDDTDKDPEAETESGPPAEKNSAKTSNSLESLYSGQSSSSGVTSESNGSGKRDSLRLEEDGSYQGQFCGRARVHTDFVPSPYDTDSLKLKVGDIINIISKPPMGIWTGMLNNKVGNFKFIYVDIVVEKEEEEEAPKIRQQKLCKRPRPKTLVELLERLNLEEYASALLLNGYQTVEDLLHLQEKHLIELNVKDPEHRRRLLAAAECHYTEGDDVREVKDHISTHSLQEVDSDCPRDSGCFIPSECSDSKEESEQLTDTVDS from the exons ATGAACCTTTTCTGCTTTTCGCTG GAGGGGTCTATGGACAGCCTGTATGAGGCGGTGCAGAGCCCCAGTGACGGTCCACCACCGCCCATCCCCAGCCGCTCCTCCAGCCGCTCATGCAGCCGCTCCTGTAGCCGCTCCTGCAGCCCAGCGGTCCTGCTGGATGACAACACAAAGTGGCGAGGCTCTGGAAGATCGATTTCTATG gaGATGCCTCATATGCACGAGACCAACtataacaaaaagaaaagaag AACGCATATATCCAAATCAGCATCAGATAATGAAGCACTTG ATAACCCCGGCTGTAATACTGCAGTCTGGCAGCCGTCCAAGAGCCGGGAAGATTTAGTCCACATCACCAACAATCACAATGAAG AGACGAGGAAAActaaacacagaacagaaaccaAAGAAGGGAAAGGAGCTCATCATGCTggcacaaagaaaaaggagaaaccGCCCTCAAGCCAG AGTGTTCATGCCAATGGTTCGGCGATAGAGTCTAAACCTGCTGTCAAAAGAAACCAAAAGCCCGGAAAGAAATCAGGTGGAAAAAGCGTGAAAGAGGGGTCAAAGAAAAGTCACAATGCCACAG tgCACTCCCCACCATGTACTATGAGCCCACCCGTGAGACCCCACTATCTGGACGTGCCATACAGGCCAGACAGGAGACCTTATGTGGGCAAGTCCTCTACCCTTCCTGCTCAGGAGAACACAACCCCGGGCCGATGCACAGAAATGGCCACCCTCCCTGGTGGAGCgacacccacccacacccaccaCCAGCGCTGGAGCAACCCAGGTGACAGCAGTGCTGCCTGGGGGACCGTCCAGCACACTTGCCGCAGGCCGCTCACAGAATATCGCGTGTACTCCCATGACTTCCCCATGCCCCGTGTGAAGGAGTGGGAAGGAAGACAGCAGCAAGGGACAGCCCAGGACGGCAGCTTGAAACAGGACCATAAACCCCAGATTCCCCCAAAGGTGCCCAGATCAATCACAGATGTGGATCTGTCAGAGCCAAAT CGCTCCACAAGCTTTGGCAGGTTCGAGGGCCTCAGACATCACTCATCACCAGCCAAACCAGAGGAAAATGGAACAGCTACG CTCGCAGAAGAATGTGAGAGTCTGGACGCAAACAAATCAGCTGGACTTGGGAAGAAGATGAAGGCAATTTCACTGACCATGCGCAGAAAAATGGGCAAAAAACACGCCAAGTCTTTCTCTGAGGAGACT gGTGATGACACAGACAAAGACCCAGAGGCAGAGACGGAGAGTGGCCCTCCGGCTGAGAAAAACTCAGCAAAGACAAGCAACTCTTTAGAGAGCCTTTACAGTGGCCAGAGCTCCTCTA GTGGTGTGACCAGTGAGTCCAACGGTTCTGGAAAGAGAGACAGTCTGAGGCTTGAGGAGGACGGCTCCTACCAGGGACAGTTCTGCGGCAGAGCTCGCGTCCACACAGACTTCGTTCCCAGCCCGTATGACACAGATTCTCTCAAACTCAAG GTCGGTGACATTATCAACATCATCAGCAAGCCTCCGATGGGCATCTGGACAGGCATGCTAAACAACAAAGTAGGCAACTTCAAGTTCATCTACGTGGACATTGtggtggagaaagaggaagaagaggaagctccCAAGATCAGACAACAGAAGCTGTGCAAAAGACCTCGGCCCAAAACCTTAGTGGAGTTACTGGAGCGACTGAATCTCGAG gagTATGCCTCTGCCTTGCTGCTAAATGGCTACCAGACAGTGGAGGACCTGCTGcacctgcaggagaaacacCTGATAGAGCTGAACGTCAAAGACCCCGAGCACAGACGCAGGCTTCTCGCTGCTGCTGAGTGCCACTACACAGAAG GTGACGATGTCAGGGAGGTGAAGGACCACATATCCACCCACAGCCTACAGGAAGTAGACAGCGACTGTCCCAGAGACTCTGGCTGCTTCATCCCATCTGAATGCTCAGACAGCAAGGAGGAATCGGAGCAGCTCACAGACACGGTGGATTCTTAG